One genomic window of Eggerthella timonensis includes the following:
- a CDS encoding Asp23/Gls24 family envelope stress response protein: MTQSTMTKPATSTSTYNPYSDMDTEKKSDTAATASDVSAEPVYKLVIDENVVEKISSLAAQKIDGIIDMKGNVLSRIQEGLGGADKTKGVDADIVDDTNAKINLDVIMEYGKSAPDIFDDIKKVVGGDLKDMTGLNVVEMTVNVVDVMTPEEYAEKNGSNTDDGQQDGTN, from the coding sequence ATGACTCAGAGCACCATGACCAAGCCCGCCACCTCCACCTCCACGTACAACCCCTACTCCGACATGGACACGGAGAAGAAGAGCGACACCGCCGCAACCGCCTCCGACGTGTCCGCCGAACCGGTGTACAAGCTGGTCATCGACGAGAACGTCGTCGAGAAGATCTCCTCGCTGGCCGCGCAGAAGATCGACGGCATCATCGACATGAAGGGCAACGTGCTGTCCCGCATCCAGGAGGGCCTCGGCGGCGCCGACAAGACGAAGGGCGTGGACGCCGACATCGTCGACGACACGAACGCTAAGATCAACCTCGACGTCATCATGGAGTACGGCAAGTCCGCTCCCGACATCTTCGACGACATCAAGAAGGTCGTCGGCGGCGACCTCAAGGACATGACCGGCCTCAACGTGGTCGAGATGACCGTGAACGTGGTCGACGTCATGACGCCGGAAGAGTACGCCGAGAAGAACGGCTCCAACACCGACGACGGGCAGCAGGACGGCACCAACTAA
- a CDS encoding DUF2273 domain-containing protein has translation MTQSTMRIHTAPAPVQKPKQAAKPKPKQSSASAPARANANANASAPANAKREEPQAQQRTADTPSDVIANAAAETKRDKGVYASMKRAVSPYVEHHSHAVLYGIIGFIAAALILIVGFWPTVLLAVFAAIGVIIGKYRDGDRKTRQQMKSILDRFN, from the coding sequence ATGACCCAGTCTACGATGCGCATCCATACCGCGCCGGCCCCCGTGCAAAAGCCGAAGCAGGCAGCCAAGCCGAAGCCGAAGCAGTCGAGCGCCTCCGCACCCGCACGAGCGAACGCGAATGCAAACGCCTCCGCACCTGCGAACGCGAAGCGCGAGGAACCGCAGGCCCAGCAGCGCACGGCCGACACGCCGTCCGACGTGATCGCGAATGCGGCGGCGGAAACGAAGCGCGACAAGGGCGTGTACGCGAGCATGAAGCGCGCGGTCTCCCCCTACGTCGAGCATCACAGCCATGCGGTGCTGTACGGCATCATCGGCTTCATCGCGGCGGCCCTCATCCTCATCGTCGGGTTCTGGCCCACCGTGCTGCTGGCCGTGTTCGCCGCCATCGGCGTGATCATCGGCAAGTACCGCGACGGCGACAGGAAAACGCGCCAGCAGATGAAAAGCATCCTCGATAGGTTCAACTAG
- a CDS encoding helix-turn-helix domain-containing protein gives MPRVKRSVVEHNAFILLEYLVSRSSPEPRFAIVSYRTMTNDLGMSQNRVRNLVRLLVKRGYIEVHHRFAEDGGELSNAHLITKQGVAALRAYGERLRQESHRERVEEL, from the coding sequence GTGCCTCGGGTAAAACGGTCGGTCGTTGAGCACAACGCGTTCATCTTGCTTGAGTACCTCGTGTCGCGATCGTCGCCCGAGCCTCGTTTCGCCATCGTGTCGTACCGGACCATGACGAACGATTTGGGCATGTCCCAGAACCGCGTTCGCAACCTCGTTCGATTGCTCGTGAAGCGCGGTTACATCGAGGTGCACCATCGCTTCGCCGAAGACGGCGGAGAGCTGTCCAACGCTCATTTGATCACGAAGCAGGGCGTGGCGGCGCTTCGCGCATACGGGGAACGCTTGCGGCAGGAAAGCCATAGGGAAAGAGTGGAGGAGCTATGA
- the amaP gene encoding alkaline shock response membrane anchor protein AmaP — protein MGKFKRFCMIVFVVAAVLGVGVLATLWFAWEPLFPAIAWLMSMPWFFIVEAVLLGITAVGLLVVLIRAITAPGKNSQLELERDNGSIAITQNAIQSTVKHVVESHHGLSTDNVKVHIENKHDPRMSIHAKIDPGRNAELGQLGAKLQDEIAATLEAFTGYPVDSVRITFAGDADVVTPAFTQQATKYTDDTHRPHQTKPVPAHVVE, from the coding sequence ATGGGAAAGTTTAAGCGCTTTTGCATGATCGTGTTCGTCGTTGCTGCCGTGCTGGGCGTTGGTGTGCTCGCTACGCTCTGGTTCGCATGGGAACCGCTGTTCCCGGCTATCGCGTGGCTTATGAGCATGCCTTGGTTCTTCATCGTGGAGGCTGTGCTGCTCGGCATCACGGCGGTGGGACTGCTGGTCGTGTTGATTCGCGCCATCACCGCTCCGGGCAAGAACTCGCAGCTCGAACTCGAGCGCGACAACGGCAGCATCGCCATCACGCAGAATGCCATCCAGTCCACGGTCAAGCACGTCGTTGAGAGCCATCACGGCCTGTCCACGGACAACGTGAAGGTCCACATCGAGAACAAGCACGATCCGCGCATGAGCATCCACGCGAAGATCGATCCGGGCCGCAACGCCGAGCTGGGACAGCTGGGCGCGAAGCTGCAGGACGAAATCGCCGCGACGCTCGAGGCCTTCACGGGCTACCCGGTGGATTCCGTGCGCATCACGTTCGCCGGCGACGCCGACGTGGTGACCCCCGCGTTCACGCAGCAGGCCACGAAGTACACCGACGATACCCATCGCCCGCACCAGACCAAGCCGGTGCCGGCCCATGTGGTTGAGTAG